From one Pseudomonas sp. B21-048 genomic stretch:
- the gluQRS gene encoding tRNA glutamyl-Q(34) synthetase GluQRS, with protein MTAIAPPAYIGRFAPTPSGHLHFGSLVAALASYLDARSVGGRWLVRMEDLDPPREEPGAQAAILKALESYGFEWDGDMVRQSERHAAYDEVISRLFNQGLAYACTCSRKQLEPYHGIYPGFCRNAGHGAENAAIRLRVPELEYHFIDRVQGEFRQHLGREVGDFVIRRRDGLYAYQLAVVLDDAWQGITDIVRGADLLDSTPRQLYLQELLGLPQPRYLHIPLITQPDGHKLGKSYRSPPLTEDQATPLLLRALRALGHKPATELNDATPREVLNWGIAHWDASLIPRTLTLPEAQLQ; from the coding sequence ATGACCGCCATCGCACCCCCCGCCTACATCGGACGCTTCGCCCCTACGCCCAGTGGCCATTTGCACTTCGGTTCGCTGGTCGCAGCACTGGCCTCCTACCTCGATGCCCGTTCGGTCGGTGGCCGCTGGCTGGTGCGCATGGAAGATCTCGATCCGCCACGGGAAGAGCCCGGTGCTCAGGCGGCAATTCTCAAGGCGCTGGAAAGCTACGGGTTCGAGTGGGATGGCGACATGGTCCGACAGAGTGAGCGGCACGCAGCCTATGACGAAGTCATCAGTCGCCTGTTCAATCAGGGCCTGGCCTACGCTTGTACCTGTTCGCGCAAGCAACTGGAGCCGTATCACGGCATCTATCCCGGATTCTGCCGCAACGCGGGGCACGGCGCAGAGAACGCGGCCATCCGCCTGCGTGTACCGGAGCTGGAATACCACTTCATCGACCGGGTGCAGGGCGAATTCCGTCAACACCTGGGCCGGGAGGTCGGTGATTTCGTGATCCGCCGCCGCGACGGGCTCTACGCCTATCAATTGGCGGTGGTGCTGGACGACGCCTGGCAAGGCATCACCGATATCGTGCGCGGGGCCGACTTGCTGGATTCCACGCCGCGCCAGCTCTATCTGCAAGAACTGCTCGGCCTGCCGCAACCGCGCTACCTGCACATCCCGCTGATTACCCAGCCGGACGGCCACAAGCTCGGCAAATCCTATCGCTCGCCGCCGCTGACCGAAGATCAGGCCACACCGCTGTTGCTGCGCGCATTGCGGGCGCTGGGGCACAAACCTGCGACCGAACTGAATGACGCCACGCCACGGGAAGTGCTGAACTGGGGAATTGCCCACTGGGATGCCTCGCTGATCCCGCGCACACTGACGTTGCCCGAAGCGCAACTGCAGTGA
- the mrcB gene encoding penicillin-binding protein 1B produces MTRTRSPRTPKKPPSRGMRPWLGWALKLSLVGLVVLAGFAVYLDAVVQEKFSGKRWTIPAKVYARPLELFTGQKLSKEDFLTELDALGYRREAVSNGPGAAAVNGNTVDLNTRGFQFYEGMEQAQPVRVRFSGDYVAELSATNGSKLSVVRLEPLLIGGIYPKNLEDRILIKIDQVPPYLLETLVAVEDRDFYSHWGVSPKSIARAIYVNTSGGKMTQGGSTLTQQLVKNFYLTSERSLTRKLTEAMMALLLELHYDKREILEAYLNEVFVGQDGQRAVHGFGLASQFFFGQPLSELKLHQVALLVGMVKGPSYYNPRRNPERALERRNLVLDVLKEQGVATDEQVEAAKKMPLGVTTRGKLADSSFPGFLDLVKRQLREDYRDEDLTEEGLRIFTSFDPILQMKAEASVNDTFKRLSGRKGSDEVEAAMVVTNPETGEVQAMIGSRQASFAGFNRALDAVRPIGSLIKPAVYLTALEKPSQYTLTSWLSDDYFSVKGADGQVWKPQNYDRRSHGTVFLYQGLAHSYNLSTARLGLAVGVPNVLKTLARLGVSREFPAFPSMLLGAGGMTPIEVATMYQTLANGGFNTPMRGIRSVLTAEGEPLKRYPFQIQQQFDPASIYLIQSAMQRVMREGTGSSVYNVLPKTLTLAGKTGTSNDSRDSWFAGFSQDLLAVVWLGRDDNGKTPFTGATGALQVWTSFMRKADPLPLDMPQPDNIVQAWVDSRTGQGSEGSCPGAVQMPYIRGSEPPPGAACGGENPAESVMDWVKGWMN; encoded by the coding sequence ATGACTCGTACTCGATCCCCCCGCACCCCCAAAAAACCACCTTCCAGGGGCATGCGCCCGTGGCTGGGCTGGGCCCTTAAACTCAGCCTGGTCGGCCTTGTGGTGCTCGCCGGATTCGCGGTTTACCTCGACGCTGTGGTCCAGGAGAAGTTCTCCGGCAAGCGCTGGACCATCCCGGCCAAGGTGTACGCGCGCCCGCTCGAGCTGTTCACTGGCCAGAAACTGAGCAAGGAAGACTTCCTCACCGAGCTCGATGCCCTGGGCTACCGACGCGAAGCCGTCAGCAACGGCCCCGGCGCGGCGGCGGTCAATGGCAATACCGTCGATTTGAATACCCGAGGTTTCCAGTTCTATGAAGGCATGGAACAGGCCCAGCCCGTGCGTGTGCGCTTCTCCGGCGATTACGTGGCCGAGCTCTCGGCGACCAACGGTTCGAAGCTTTCTGTGGTGCGACTGGAACCGCTGCTGATCGGCGGGATTTACCCGAAAAACCTCGAAGACCGCATCCTGATCAAGATCGATCAGGTTCCGCCGTATCTGCTTGAAACCCTGGTTGCCGTAGAAGACCGGGATTTCTACAGCCACTGGGGCGTGTCGCCGAAGTCAATTGCCCGAGCCATCTACGTCAACACCTCGGGCGGCAAGATGACGCAGGGCGGCAGTACGCTGACGCAACAGTTGGTCAAGAACTTCTACCTCACCAGCGAACGCAGCCTGACCCGTAAGCTCACCGAAGCCATGATGGCGTTGTTGCTTGAGCTGCATTACGACAAGCGCGAAATTCTTGAGGCTTACCTCAATGAAGTGTTCGTCGGCCAGGATGGTCAGCGCGCGGTGCACGGTTTTGGCCTGGCCAGCCAGTTCTTCTTCGGGCAGCCATTGTCCGAGCTGAAACTGCATCAAGTCGCTTTGTTGGTGGGCATGGTCAAGGGGCCGTCCTATTACAACCCGCGGCGCAACCCTGAGCGGGCGCTGGAACGGCGCAATCTGGTGCTCGATGTTCTGAAGGAACAAGGCGTTGCCACCGACGAGCAGGTTGAGGCGGCGAAAAAAATGCCGTTGGGTGTGACCACTCGCGGCAAATTGGCCGACAGTTCGTTTCCGGGCTTCCTGGACTTGGTAAAGCGTCAATTGCGCGAAGACTACCGCGACGAAGACTTGACCGAAGAAGGCCTGCGGATTTTCACCAGTTTCGACCCGATCCTGCAGATGAAAGCCGAGGCGTCGGTCAACGACACCTTCAAACGCCTGTCCGGACGCAAGGGTTCCGATGAGGTTGAGGCGGCCATGGTCGTGACCAACCCGGAAACCGGCGAAGTCCAGGCCATGATCGGTAGCCGTCAGGCGAGCTTTGCCGGTTTCAACCGGGCGCTGGACGCGGTACGACCGATCGGCTCGTTGATCAAGCCGGCGGTTTATCTGACTGCCCTTGAGAAACCGAGCCAATACACGCTGACCAGTTGGCTGTCAGACGACTACTTCTCGGTAAAAGGCGCGGACGGTCAGGTCTGGAAACCGCAGAACTATGATCGCCGTTCCCACGGTACGGTGTTCCTTTATCAAGGGTTGGCGCATTCCTACAACCTGTCCACCGCGCGTCTCGGGTTGGCGGTGGGTGTGCCGAATGTCTTGAAGACCTTGGCGCGTCTGGGAGTGAGTCGCGAATTCCCGGCGTTCCCGTCGATGTTGCTCGGTGCGGGCGGTATGACCCCGATCGAAGTGGCGACCATGTACCAGACGCTGGCCAACGGCGGATTCAATACGCCTATGCGCGGGATTCGCAGCGTGCTGACTGCCGAGGGCGAGCCACTCAAGCGTTATCCGTTCCAGATTCAGCAGCAATTCGACCCGGCCTCTATTTATCTGATCCAGAGCGCCATGCAACGGGTCATGCGTGAAGGTACGGGCAGTTCGGTTTACAACGTGTTACCAAAAACCCTGACCCTGGCCGGTAAAACCGGTACCAGTAACGATTCGCGGGACAGTTGGTTCGCCGGTTTCAGTCAGGATCTGCTGGCGGTGGTCTGGCTGGGGCGCGATGATAACGGCAAGACACCATTCACCGGTGCCACCGGTGCGTTGCAGGTCTGGACCAGTTTCATGCGCAAGGCCGATCCGCTGCCGCTGGACATGCCGCAGCCGGACAATATTGTTCAGGCCTGGGTCGATTCGCGCACCGGGCAAGGTTCTGAAGGCAGCTGCCCAGGCGCGGTGCAGATGCCGTATATTCGCGGCAGCGAACCGCCTCCCGGTGCTGCTTGCGGTGGCGAAAACCCTGCAGAATCGGTGATGGATTGGGTCAAGGGCTGGATGAATTAA
- the dksA gene encoding RNA polymerase-binding protein DksA — protein sequence MPTQAKQQQNQSISGFEPYKEVKGEEYMGKPMRAHFTKILNKWKQDLMQEVDRTVDHMKDEAANFPDPADRASQEEEFSLELRARDRERKLIKKIDKTLQLIEDEEYGWCESCGVEIGVKRLEARPTADMCVDCKTLAEIKEKQVGK from the coding sequence ATGCCCACCCAAGCAAAGCAACAACAGAACCAGTCGATCAGCGGCTTCGAACCCTACAAAGAAGTGAAGGGCGAAGAGTACATGGGCAAGCCCATGCGCGCTCACTTCACCAAGATCCTGAACAAGTGGAAACAGGACTTGATGCAGGAAGTCGACCGCACTGTTGATCACATGAAAGACGAAGCGGCCAACTTCCCGGACCCGGCAGATCGTGCCAGCCAGGAAGAAGAATTCAGCCTCGAATTGCGCGCCCGCGACCGCGAGCGCAAGTTGATCAAGAAAATCGACAAAACCCTGCAATTGATCGAAGACGAAGAATACGGCTGGTGCGAGTCCTGTGGCGTCGAAATCGGCGTCAAGCGACTGGAAGCCCGCCCTACCGCCGATATGTGCGTTGACTGCAAGACCCTGGCGGAAATCAAGGAAAAGCAAGTCGGCAAGTAA
- a CDS encoding pyridoxal phosphate-dependent aminotransferase: MAQSYSARSRAIEPFHVMALLARANELQAAGHDVIHLEIGEPDFTTAEPIIQAGQAALTAGKTRYTAARGIPELREAISAFYQQRYGLNIDPQRILITPGGSGALLLASALLVDPGKHWLLADPGYPCNRHFLRLVEGAAQLVPVGPDVRYQLTPDLVARHWDHDSVGALVASPANPTGTILTHDELAGLSAAIKARHGHLVVDEIYHGLTYGTEAASVLEVDDSAFVLNSFSKYFGMTGWRLGWLVAPEAAVGELEKLAQNLYISAPSMAQHAALACFEPATIQIFEERRAEFGRRRDFLLPALRELGFGIAVEPEGAFYLYADISKFGGDAFAFCRHFLETEHVAITPGLDFGRYQAGHHVRFAYTQSLSRLQEAVERIARGLKSWQG; encoded by the coding sequence ATGGCTCAGTCCTACAGTGCGCGCAGTCGCGCTATCGAACCGTTTCACGTTATGGCCCTGCTGGCGCGCGCCAATGAGCTGCAAGCGGCCGGCCACGACGTGATTCACCTGGAAATCGGCGAGCCGGACTTCACCACCGCCGAGCCGATCATCCAGGCCGGCCAGGCCGCGCTGACGGCGGGGAAGACCCGTTACACCGCCGCTCGCGGCATTCCCGAGCTGCGCGAAGCCATTTCGGCGTTTTATCAGCAGCGTTACGGGTTGAACATCGATCCACAACGCATCCTCATCACGCCCGGTGGTTCAGGCGCGTTGCTGTTGGCCAGTGCCTTGCTGGTAGACCCAGGCAAACACTGGCTGCTGGCAGACCCGGGTTACCCGTGCAACCGGCACTTCCTGCGGCTGGTGGAAGGCGCGGCGCAGCTTGTTCCTGTAGGTCCGGACGTGCGTTATCAACTGACCCCGGACCTGGTCGCGCGTCATTGGGATCACGACAGCGTCGGTGCCCTGGTGGCCTCGCCGGCCAACCCGACCGGGACCATCCTGACCCACGACGAATTGGCCGGGCTCTCTGCCGCGATCAAGGCCCGTCACGGCCATTTGGTGGTCGACGAGATCTACCATGGCCTGACTTACGGCACGGAGGCGGCCAGCGTGCTGGAAGTCGATGACAGCGCCTTCGTTCTCAATAGTTTTTCCAAGTATTTCGGCATGACCGGCTGGCGTCTCGGTTGGCTGGTAGCGCCAGAAGCGGCGGTCGGTGAGCTGGAGAAACTCGCCCAAAACCTCTATATCAGCGCGCCGAGCATGGCCCAGCACGCCGCATTGGCGTGCTTCGAACCCGCCACCATCCAAATTTTCGAGGAGCGTCGCGCCGAGTTCGGCCGACGTCGTGATTTCCTGCTGCCAGCCTTGAGGGAGTTGGGCTTCGGTATCGCCGTGGAACCGGAAGGTGCGTTCTATTTATACGCCGATATCAGCAAGTTCGGCGGCGATGCCTTCGCGTTCTGCCGACATTTTCTCGAAACCGAACACGTTGCGATCACCCCGGGCCTGGATTTTGGGCGTTATCAGGCCGGGCATCATGTGCGGTTTGCCTACACACAAAGTCTTTCACGCTTGCAAGAAGCGGTTGAGCGGATCGCTCGCGGTTTGAAGAGCTGGCAAGGCTGA
- a CDS encoding DUF4124 domain-containing protein produces the protein MRTLLFTAGLLISLSPLCMAGQIYKWVDAQGVTHFDAQPPPGQEPTLVVTPAPPVGRPSTPTRSNVIGDQRAIDNKVKKQVAEQQTQLKVFCEQARTNLAQLQNNPRLREEVDGETRRLTDQQRQERMTEAQKQIAKNCQ, from the coding sequence ATGCGAACGCTCCTCTTCACCGCTGGCTTGCTGATCAGTCTGAGCCCTTTGTGCATGGCGGGTCAGATCTATAAATGGGTCGATGCCCAGGGCGTTACCCATTTTGATGCGCAACCGCCCCCAGGCCAGGAGCCCACCCTCGTGGTGACGCCCGCCCCGCCCGTCGGCAGACCAAGTACACCAACGCGCAGCAACGTGATAGGCGATCAACGGGCCATCGACAACAAAGTGAAAAAGCAGGTCGCCGAGCAGCAAACCCAGCTAAAAGTATTCTGCGAACAGGCCCGAACGAACCTGGCTCAACTGCAGAATAATCCGCGACTACGGGAGGAGGTCGACGGTGAGACGCGCCGCCTGACCGACCAACAACGTCAGGAGCGCATGACCGAAGCCCAGAAACAGATTGCGAAAAATTGCCAGTAG
- the sfsA gene encoding DNA/RNA nuclease SfsA, producing MRFHPPLEEGRLIRRYKRFLADIETVGGELLTIHCPNTGSMLNCQVEGGQVWFSRSSDPKRKLPGTWEVGETPQGRLFCVNTGRANGLIEEALRANVITELNGFTELRREVAYGQESSRIDFRLDYPSGPAYVEVKSVTLGFDGSLVAAFPDAVTQRGAKHLRELAHLARDGIRAVQLYCVNLTGIDSVRPAEEIDSAYAAALREAVACGVEVLAYGVHLTHEEMVVDRRLEVLLNS from the coding sequence ATGCGCTTTCATCCTCCCCTCGAAGAAGGTCGCTTGATTCGTCGCTATAAACGTTTTCTCGCCGATATCGAAACCGTTGGCGGCGAATTGTTGACCATTCACTGCCCGAACACCGGCTCGATGCTTAATTGCCAAGTCGAAGGCGGGCAGGTCTGGTTCAGCCGTTCCAGTGACCCCAAGCGTAAGTTGCCCGGCACTTGGGAAGTCGGGGAAACCCCGCAAGGGCGGTTGTTTTGCGTAAACACCGGGCGTGCCAACGGTTTAATCGAAGAGGCGTTGCGGGCCAATGTCATCACCGAGCTGAACGGCTTTACCGAACTGAGGCGCGAAGTGGCCTACGGTCAGGAGAGCAGCCGCATCGATTTCCGTCTCGATTACCCGAGTGGGCCCGCGTATGTGGAAGTCAAAAGCGTCACCCTGGGCTTCGATGGCTCGTTGGTGGCGGCGTTTCCCGACGCGGTGACCCAGCGCGGGGCCAAGCATTTGCGGGAGTTGGCGCATTTGGCCCGGGACGGGATTCGTGCAGTGCAGTTGTATTGTGTGAACCTGACCGGCATCGACTCCGTGCGTCCTGCGGAAGAAATCGATTCGGCCTACGCGGCGGCGTTACGCGAAGCGGTGGCGTGCGGGGTCGAAGTGCTGGCGTATGGCGTGCACTTGACCCATGAAGAGATGGTGGTCGATCGGCGGCTGGAAGTGCTGTTAAACAGTTAG
- a CDS encoding M48 family metallopeptidase, which translates to MNKWLIPAVTAVALLSGCSTVQRGSIPVVDSGSAVSNSERIQANGGYRQTTVKRPVQGQTQAIPQGDTGVVVMVPGGGAVSSAPISTSPITPGPITPGPIDTSPVQSAPINQGSYSMPSTPSGIPSASVGGLSADEQLDGPVLALLTTAQQQQASGDLNGASSSLERAQRVAPREPQVLYRLAQVRMAQGDAAQAEQFARRGLTFASGRPALQASLWELIAQAREKQGDSAGAALARQKAKVSL; encoded by the coding sequence GTGAACAAGTGGTTGATTCCAGCAGTGACCGCCGTGGCTTTGCTCAGCGGCTGCTCCACCGTACAACGTGGTTCGATTCCGGTTGTGGATTCCGGTAGCGCGGTTTCGAACAGTGAACGGATACAGGCGAATGGCGGTTACCGTCAGACGACGGTAAAGCGTCCTGTGCAAGGCCAGACTCAGGCAATCCCGCAAGGTGACACTGGCGTTGTGGTGATGGTGCCGGGTGGTGGCGCTGTTTCTTCCGCACCGATCAGCACTTCGCCGATTACCCCAGGCCCGATCACTCCGGGGCCGATCGATACCTCGCCGGTCCAATCGGCACCGATTAACCAGGGCAGCTACAGCATGCCATCGACGCCCAGCGGAATTCCTTCGGCGAGCGTCGGCGGCCTGTCTGCCGATGAGCAACTGGACGGTCCGGTCCTGGCGTTGTTGACCACTGCCCAGCAGCAACAGGCCAGCGGCGACCTTAATGGTGCGTCCTCTAGTCTCGAGCGCGCCCAGCGTGTTGCGCCGCGTGAGCCGCAAGTGCTTTATCGCCTGGCCCAGGTGCGTATGGCTCAAGGCGATGCGGCACAGGCCGAGCAATTCGCCCGTCGTGGTTTGACGTTCGCCAGTGGTCGTCCGGCCCTTCAGGCCAGCCTGTGGGAGTTGATCGCCCAGGCTCGTGAGAAGCAGGGTGACTCCGCCGGTGCCGCGTTGGCTCGTCAGAAGGCCAAGGTCTCGCTGTGA
- a CDS encoding ChaN family lipoprotein, whose protein sequence is MKTRVMVFLAALLLSGCQRVSAPPPVSGEILDLRSGQALTAQELLARLAKPSRLIVGEQHDNRDHHQLQLWLLQALGKRRPQGSLLLEMLRPDQQARVDHVRHASPLPADLPNALAWQSGWDWNLYGPIVGFALTQPYPLLAANLDTLEIRTVYAKPPTLSGSRSNAPMVKETLLAQISDSHCGLLPTSQMPAMLAVQQQRDRRMAERLLAAPTPSLLIAGAYHARKDVGVPIHVLDLGEPEAPMVLMLAEQGAEVTPAMADYVWYAPATPPQDDCAQMRKQFGKPSGQ, encoded by the coding sequence ATGAAAACACGTGTGATGGTTTTTCTGGCTGCGCTATTACTGAGTGGCTGTCAGCGTGTATCGGCACCGCCGCCGGTCAGCGGAGAGATCCTGGACCTGCGCAGTGGTCAAGCCCTGACAGCGCAGGAACTGCTTGCACGGTTAGCCAAACCTTCGCGGTTGATCGTCGGCGAGCAGCATGACAATCGTGATCATCATCAACTGCAATTGTGGTTATTACAGGCGCTGGGTAAGCGGCGGCCTCAAGGCAGTTTGCTGCTGGAAATGCTCAGGCCGGATCAGCAAGCGCGCGTCGATCACGTCAGGCATGCTTCACCGCTACCTGCTGACTTGCCCAATGCATTGGCCTGGCAATCGGGTTGGGACTGGAATCTGTATGGGCCAATCGTTGGTTTTGCCCTGACTCAGCCGTACCCGTTGCTGGCGGCCAATCTGGATACGCTTGAAATCCGTACTGTCTATGCCAAACCGCCGACATTGAGCGGTTCGCGCTCCAACGCCCCGATGGTTAAAGAGACATTGCTGGCACAAATCAGCGATTCCCACTGCGGCTTGCTGCCCACATCGCAAATGCCCGCGATGCTGGCCGTCCAGCAGCAGCGTGACCGGCGGATGGCCGAGCGATTACTGGCCGCACCGACGCCTTCACTGCTGATTGCCGGCGCGTACCACGCACGCAAGGATGTCGGGGTGCCGATCCATGTGCTGGATCTGGGTGAGCCTGAAGCGCCGATGGTATTGATGCTGGCGGAGCAGGGCGCTGAGGTCACGCCGGCCATGGCCGATTACGTCTGGTATGCGCCCGCCACGCCGCCCCAGGATGACTGCGCGCAGATGCGTAAACAGTTCGGCAAGCCGTCAGGTCAGTAA
- a CDS encoding TfoX/Sxy family protein codes for MNDELQHLKNLGKTSAQWLHAVGIHSASDLRRLGAVDAYRAVRTRGFRASKVLLYAIEGALMDVHWNDIPAERKEALNKQLDAISSRHKI; via the coding sequence ATGAATGATGAACTGCAACACCTGAAAAATCTTGGCAAGACGTCGGCGCAATGGCTGCATGCCGTGGGCATCCACAGTGCCTCGGACTTGCGTCGGTTGGGAGCTGTGGATGCTTATCGAGCCGTGCGCACACGCGGTTTTCGGGCGTCCAAGGTGTTGTTGTATGCGATCGAAGGCGCGCTAATGGATGTTCACTGGAACGACATTCCCGCCGAGCGCAAGGAAGCTTTGAACAAACAGCTGGATGCTATCTCGTCACGCCACAAGATTTGA
- a CDS encoding YqcC family protein: protein MDARFPKIAEQLLLIERELRVQGWWDEVSPSAEALSSVEPFSVDTLDFEQWLQWIFLPTMKSILEQNLPLPNASGIQEMAEMVFAARNVQGKDRQLQVLLKEFDLLITATR, encoded by the coding sequence ATGGATGCACGCTTCCCGAAGATTGCCGAACAGTTGCTGTTGATCGAACGCGAACTGCGCGTCCAGGGCTGGTGGGACGAAGTTTCGCCATCCGCTGAAGCGCTATCCAGTGTCGAGCCGTTTTCGGTGGATACGCTGGATTTCGAGCAATGGCTGCAATGGATCTTCCTGCCAACAATGAAGTCGATCCTGGAGCAAAACCTGCCATTGCCCAACGCGTCGGGGATCCAGGAGATGGCCGAAATGGTCTTCGCCGCCCGCAACGTCCAGGGCAAGGATCGGCAGCTTCAGGTCTTGCTCAAAGAGTTCGACCTGTTGATCACCGCCACTCGCTAA
- a CDS encoding pentapeptide repeat-containing protein, which produces MSQPKLLDTPLYALLHKDDITAFNNERPKDGPIDMVGGDFRGLDLRELNADGIDFTDAYFRSADLRGIDLRNASLEGASLAHAQISGTYFPPELSADEILMSMNFGTRLRYRTR; this is translated from the coding sequence ATGAGCCAGCCGAAACTTCTCGATACCCCGCTTTATGCCTTGCTGCACAAAGACGACATCACAGCCTTCAACAACGAACGCCCGAAGGATGGACCTATCGACATGGTCGGTGGCGACTTCCGTGGTCTCGATCTGCGTGAACTGAATGCCGACGGCATTGACTTCACCGATGCCTATTTCCGCTCTGCCGACTTGCGCGGCATTGACTTACGCAACGCTTCCCTGGAAGGCGCGAGCCTGGCCCACGCGCAGATCTCCGGCACCTATTTCCCGCCAGAGCTGAGTGCCGATGAGATTCTGATGTCGATGAATTTCGGGACCCGACTGCGTTATCGCACCCGCTAA
- a CDS encoding Rieske (2Fe-2S) protein, with the protein MKLLCTGAELADASSRGFNVDGQKLLAVRRGGQVYVYENRCPHRGVGLEWQPDQFLDPSNSLIQCATHGALFLIEDGECVAGPCAGQSLTTIPCHEDEQGIWVTL; encoded by the coding sequence ATGAAGCTTCTTTGCACAGGCGCCGAATTGGCTGACGCCAGCAGTCGCGGTTTCAACGTCGACGGTCAGAAACTTCTGGCCGTGCGTCGGGGTGGCCAGGTGTATGTGTATGAAAATCGCTGCCCGCACCGGGGCGTCGGACTGGAGTGGCAGCCGGACCAGTTTCTCGACCCCAGCAATAGCCTGATCCAGTGCGCCACCCACGGCGCACTGTTTTTGATCGAAGACGGCGAATGTGTCGCCGGGCCATGCGCCGGGCAATCCCTGACCACCATCCCCTGCCATGAAGACGAGCAAGGGATTTGGGTCACGCTCTAA
- a CDS encoding bifunctional aminoglycoside phosphotransferase/ATP-binding protein: MSQSLIAALQNPALYPHPVEGFQVIETHISWVLLTGPYAYKVKKPVNFGFLDFTSLKAREHFCAEELRLNQRLTHDLYLEVLPITGSAEAPQLGGEGPVVDYALKMRQFPQSQLLSTLQANGELTTAHIDEMAAQIAQFHLSAPKVPAEHEAGTPDSVMAPVRQNFEQIHPFLSDKADLLQLEALQAWAESSFERLKPLFVQRKADGFIRECHGDIHLGNATVIDGKVVIFDCIEFNEPFRFTDVYADTGFLAMDLEDRGLKSLARRFISQYLELTGDYQGLELLNFYKAYRALVRAKVSLFSMPAEADPVQRATTLRQYRNYANLAESYSTIPSRFLAITHGVSAVGKSHVAMRLVEALGAIRLRSDVERKRLFGEQAVPNALQAGIYSADASAATYSRLHEIAGVILHAGFPVVVDATYLKRDQRDGAAKIAEATGAPFLILDCDAPQAVIESWLKQRQADNNDPSDANLTVIAAQQARREALTPAEILCSKRVQTNESGTLDIVVAQIRQRLPGL; encoded by the coding sequence GTGAGCCAGTCCCTGATCGCTGCCCTGCAAAACCCGGCCCTCTACCCGCATCCCGTCGAAGGGTTCCAGGTCATCGAGACCCATATCTCCTGGGTGCTGCTCACTGGCCCCTACGCCTATAAAGTGAAGAAGCCGGTGAATTTCGGTTTCCTCGACTTCACCAGCCTCAAGGCTCGCGAGCATTTCTGCGCTGAAGAGCTACGCCTGAACCAGCGCCTGACCCATGATTTGTATCTTGAAGTGTTGCCGATTACTGGCAGCGCCGAGGCACCACAACTGGGTGGCGAGGGACCGGTTGTCGATTACGCCCTGAAAATGCGTCAGTTCCCACAAAGCCAATTGCTCAGCACCTTGCAAGCCAACGGCGAATTGACTACTGCACACATCGATGAGATGGCCGCGCAGATCGCTCAATTCCACCTCAGCGCGCCGAAAGTACCTGCTGAACATGAAGCTGGCACACCGGACAGCGTCATGGCGCCGGTACGGCAGAACTTCGAACAGATCCATCCGTTCCTCAGCGACAAGGCTGACCTGCTGCAACTCGAGGCGCTGCAAGCCTGGGCCGAAAGCAGCTTCGAACGCCTCAAGCCGCTGTTCGTCCAACGCAAGGCCGATGGTTTCATCCGTGAATGCCACGGTGACATTCACTTGGGCAACGCCACCGTGATCGATGGCAAGGTTGTGATCTTCGACTGCATCGAGTTCAACGAACCGTTCCGCTTCACCGACGTTTACGCCGACACCGGTTTCCTGGCGATGGACCTGGAAGACCGTGGCCTGAAGAGCCTGGCGCGCCGTTTCATCAGCCAATACCTGGAGCTGACCGGCGACTATCAGGGCCTGGAGCTGCTGAATTTCTATAAAGCTTACCGCGCACTGGTTCGCGCCAAGGTCAGCCTGTTCAGCATGCCCGCCGAGGCCGATCCGGTGCAGCGTGCTACTACGCTGCGCCAGTACCGCAACTACGCCAACCTGGCGGAAAGCTACAGCACTATCCCTTCGCGCTTCCTGGCGATTACCCACGGTGTTTCCGCCGTCGGCAAGAGTCACGTGGCCATGCGCCTGGTGGAAGCGCTGGGCGCCATTCGTCTGCGCTCCGATGTCGAGCGCAAGCGTCTGTTCGGCGAGCAAGCCGTACCAAACGCCCTGCAGGCCGGCATTTATAGTGCCGATGCCAGCGCCGCTACTTACAGCCGTCTGCATGAAATTGCCGGTGTAATTTTGCATGCCGGTTTCCCGGTAGTGGTCGATGCCACGTACCTCAAGCGCGACCAACGCGACGGCGCGGCAAAAATCGCCGAAGCCACGGGGGCGCCATTCCTGATTCTCGACTGCGACGCACCGCAAGCAGTGATCGAGAGCTGGTTGAAGCAACGTCAGGCAGACAATAACGATCCATCCGACGCCAACCTGACCGTTATCGCCGCCCAGCAAGCCAGACGCGAGGCCCTGACGCCAGCAGAAATTCTGTGCAGCAAACGCGTCCAGACCAATGAAAGTGGCACGCTCGATATTGTCGTGGCGCAGATTCGCCAACGTCTTCCAGGTCTGTAA